One window from the genome of Hippoglossus hippoglossus isolate fHipHip1 chromosome 10, fHipHip1.pri, whole genome shotgun sequence encodes:
- the LOC117769387 gene encoding neuronal acetylcholine receptor subunit beta-2-like has protein sequence MANPVKAALALLVLSVSAALCAEVEERLVSHLLSPERYNKLIRPAVNNSQQVTIYIQVSLAQLINVNEREQIMTTNCWLTQVWNDYRLMWDPEEYEGIKKIRLPSQNIWLPDIVLYNNADGTYEVSFYSNAVVSNNGEVAWLPPAIYKSACKIEVRDFPFDQQNCTLKFRSWTYDHTEIDLILLSDFASRDDFKPSGEWDIVSLPGRKNEDPNDIRYLDITYDFIIKRKPLFYTINLIIPCILITSLAILVFYLPSDCGEKMTLCISVLLALTVFLLLISKIVPPTSLAVPLIGKYLMFSMVLVTFSIVTSVCVLNVHHRAPSTHTMPPWVKRVFLYQLPSYLFMRRPGSSNIREKFRKKHQQRSYSDQKMRGADGGTGSTVGMADSSSSFFVNEDSAKHYGWKVSDLSENTEFRKRMTLKSNIDVEDAVDGVRYIAEKMKSEDDDEGIIEDWKYVAMVIDRLFLWIFVCVCVVGTLGLFMQPLFQSYNIPIVDDVDHN, from the exons ATGGCAAACCCGGTGAAAGCAGCGTTGGCTCTCCTGGTTCTCAGTGTGTCAG ctgcCTTGTGTgcggaggtggaggagcggCTGGTGAGTCACCTGTTGTCGCCGGAGCGCTACAACAAGCTGATCAGACCAGCTGTCAACAACAGTCAGCAGGTCACCATTTACATCCAAGTGTCTCTCGCCCAGCTGATCAATGTg aatgAGAGGGAGCAGATCATGACCACAAACTGTTGGCTCACTCAg GTATGGAATGACTACAGATTAATGTGGGACCCCGAAGAGTACGAGGGCATCAAGAAAATCCGCCTCCCGTCACAAAACATCTGGCTGCCAGACATCGTCCTCTACAACAA TGCCGATGGGACCTATGAAGTCTCCTTCTACTCTAATGCTGTGGTTTCCAACAACGGGGAGGTAGCCTGGCTTCCACCAGCCATCTACAAGTCTGCTTGTAAAATTGAAGTCCGTGACTTCCCCTTCGACCAGCAGAACTGCACCCTTAAGTTTCGCTCTTGGACCTACGACCACACGGAGATCGACCTCATCCTTCTCAGTGACTTTGCCTCACGTGACGACTTCAAACCCAGTGGCGAGTGGGATATTGTTTCATTGCCCGGACGAAAGAATGAAGACCCTAATGACATCAGGTACCTGGACATCACCTATGACTTTATTATCAAGAGAAAACCTCTGTTCTACACCATCAACCTGATCATTCCCTGCATCCTGATAACATCCCTGGCCATTCTGGTGTTCTACCTCCCGTCAGACTGTGGTGAGAAGATGactctctgtatctctgtccTTCTGGCCCTCACTGTGTTCTTACTCCTGATCTCAAAGATTGTACCACCTACGTCTTTAGCAGTGCCTCTTATCGGGAAGTACCTAATGTTTTCGATGGTGCTGGTCACCTTCTCCATTGTAACCAGCGTTTGCGTGCTCAATGTACACCACCGGGCCCCCAGTACGCACACCATGCCTCCCTGGGTCAAGCGTGTCTTCTTATACCAGCTCCCCTCTTACCTCTTCATGCGGAGACCTGGTAGCTCCAACATTCGCGAGAAGTTCCGGAAAAAACACCAGCAGCGATCGTACTCTGACCAGAAGATGCGTGGAGCAGACGGAGGGACAGGAAGCACCGTGGGAATGGCAGAttcctcctcgtccttcttTGTCAATGAGGATTCAGCCAAACACTACGGCTGGAAGGTCAGCGACTTGTCAGAGAACACAGAGTTCAGAAAGAGGATGACTCTCAAGTCTAACATTGATGTGGAGGATGCAGTGGATGGAGTGAGATACATCGCTGAGAAGATGAAGAgcgaggatgatgatgaaggg ATCATTGAAGACTGGAAGTATGTGGCCATGGTGATCGATCGTCTCTTCTTGTggatctttgtgtgtgtgtgcgtggtcgGGACGCTCGGCCTCTTCATGCAGCCTCTGTTCCAGAGTTACAACATCCCCATTGTTGATGACGTCGACCATAACTGA